One Mesorhizobium sp. J428 DNA segment encodes these proteins:
- a CDS encoding amidohydrolase: MTQRIIDSHFHVWRQADQPWLVGPMVPRIFGPHEPIRRDYPMSEYLADRAGTGVEKAVYVQTNWAKEDFEKEAAWLQETADATGWPHAIVAYADMTVDDVRPQLDRLKAYPRVRGVRMQLHWHETPQFRFAASADQVIDATVRRNVARLKDYGFSFDLQLFPGQMRDGAVLVGENPGIDFILTHTGMLVDHEAKTVNPWEAGLAAMAGFDNFSAKLSGLGTFVHRNDPDLIAFIVARANAILGSQRLMFGSNFPIEKLWTNYPSLVAAHIAAAAKLPPQDRENIFWKTAERVYRPV; this comes from the coding sequence ATGACGCAGAGGATCATCGATTCCCACTTCCACGTCTGGCGGCAGGCAGACCAGCCCTGGCTGGTGGGGCCGATGGTGCCGCGCATCTTCGGGCCGCATGAGCCGATCCGCCGCGACTATCCGATGAGCGAATATCTCGCGGACCGCGCGGGCACCGGCGTCGAGAAGGCGGTCTATGTCCAGACCAACTGGGCGAAAGAGGATTTCGAGAAGGAGGCGGCCTGGCTGCAGGAGACCGCCGACGCGACCGGCTGGCCGCACGCCATCGTCGCCTATGCCGACATGACGGTGGACGACGTGCGCCCGCAGCTCGACCGGCTGAAAGCCTATCCGCGCGTGCGCGGCGTGCGCATGCAGTTGCACTGGCACGAGACCCCGCAGTTCCGCTTCGCCGCTTCGGCCGACCAGGTGATCGACGCGACCGTGCGGCGCAACGTGGCGCGGCTGAAGGACTATGGCTTCTCCTTCGACCTGCAGCTCTTCCCCGGCCAGATGCGCGACGGCGCGGTGCTGGTCGGCGAGAACCCCGGGATCGATTTCATCCTCACCCACACCGGCATGCTGGTCGATCATGAGGCGAAGACGGTGAACCCGTGGGAAGCAGGCCTTGCCGCCATGGCGGGCTTCGACAATTTCTCCGCCAAACTGTCCGGCCTCGGCACCTTCGTCCACCGCAACGATCCGGACCTGATCGCCTTCATCGTCGCGCGCGCCAACGCCATCCTCGGCAGCCAGCGACTGATGTTCGGTTCCAACTTCCCGATCGAGAAGCTGTGGACCAACTACCCGTCGCTTGTCGCCGCACATATCGCGGCCGCGGCGAAGCTTCCGCCGCAGGACCGGGAGAACATCTTCTGGAAGACGGCGGAACGGGTATATCGGCCGGTTTGA
- a CDS encoding NAD(P)-dependent oxidoreductase — translation MNERVGMIGVGLMGHGIAKNIALKGWSLRYLRHPGNQPTDDLDRAGAQGCDTAAELAGASDILVLCVTGTPQVEDVLLGSGRVLEALRPGMVVIDCSTANPTSTVSLAAKVAEKGAHFVDAAMTRTPKEAEEGRLNLLVGGDPATVARVRPLLSAFAENIFEAGGVGTGHQLKLLHNFVSLGSVTLIAEAVACAGKGGVSMDALVECLAKGGGGGVALERLRPYIASGETAQLRFSIANAAKDLSYYRRLAEDLGAADLVAQGVSRTLEGLVGRGEGEAFVPETIRLLQG, via the coding sequence ATGAATGAACGGGTCGGCATGATCGGCGTGGGTCTGATGGGCCACGGGATCGCGAAGAACATCGCGCTGAAGGGCTGGAGCCTGCGCTACCTGCGCCATCCCGGCAACCAGCCGACGGACGATCTCGACCGCGCGGGCGCGCAGGGCTGCGACACGGCGGCGGAGCTTGCCGGCGCGAGCGACATCCTCGTCCTGTGCGTGACCGGCACGCCGCAGGTCGAGGACGTGCTCCTGGGCAGCGGGCGGGTGCTGGAGGCGCTGCGCCCCGGCATGGTCGTGATCGACTGCTCGACGGCCAACCCCACCTCGACCGTGTCGCTTGCCGCCAAGGTGGCGGAGAAGGGCGCGCATTTCGTCGATGCCGCCATGACCCGCACGCCGAAGGAGGCGGAGGAGGGCAGGCTGAACTTGCTCGTCGGCGGTGACCCCGCAACTGTGGCGCGGGTCAGGCCGCTGCTCTCGGCCTTTGCGGAGAACATCTTCGAGGCCGGCGGGGTCGGCACCGGCCACCAGCTCAAGCTCCTGCACAATTTCGTCTCGCTCGGCTCGGTGACGCTGATCGCCGAGGCCGTGGCCTGCGCCGGCAAGGGCGGCGTGTCGATGGACGCGCTGGTCGAATGCCTCGCCAAGGGCGGCGGCGGCGGGGTCGCGCTGGAGCGGCTGCGTCCCTACATCGCGAGCGGCGAGACGGCGCAGCTGCGCTTTTCGATCGCCAATGCCGCCAAGGACCTGTCCTATTATCGTCGGCTCGCGGAAGACCTGGGCGCGGCGGATCTCGTCGCCCAAGGCGTCTCGCGAACGCTCGAAGGCCTGGTCGGCCGCGGCGAGGGCGAGGCGTTCGTGCCGGAAACGATCAGGCTGCTGCAAGGCTGA
- a CDS encoding GGDEF domain-containing protein — protein MPLLALGLTALATVGAILWWLYADNDLTARIHVMNVSHAVMSLVTLIATFRSRSRGWGRSLAIAVSTLALLNFSWRPLQVMWEGNFYADQNALHNSIYWNTTRLGSPILAVFAALSLLVGLAVVLMKELKLEARLDKLSGCLNRRGFEEQSLHLLQAPDRSTLRLTMIVADIDRFKQINDTLGHATGDAVIRAFGRTLMETMPPDAVVGRIGGEEFAVLLAGEGADRAHEITVSFQKDLSKTLQGQDLPLATASFGIYNCGYQDDLSTVLSRADLALYEAKNDGRDAIRMHHPRLRTVRTRAKKATGS, from the coding sequence GTGCCATTGCTAGCACTCGGCCTCACTGCTCTCGCGACGGTCGGCGCCATCCTGTGGTGGCTCTATGCCGACAACGACCTGACCGCCCGCATCCATGTGATGAACGTCTCGCATGCCGTGATGTCCCTGGTGACGCTGATCGCCACCTTCCGCTCGCGATCGCGGGGATGGGGCAGGTCCCTCGCCATCGCGGTCTCGACCCTCGCGCTCCTCAACTTTTCCTGGCGTCCCCTGCAGGTGATGTGGGAAGGCAATTTCTACGCGGACCAGAACGCGCTTCACAATTCGATCTACTGGAACACCACGCGTCTCGGCTCCCCCATCCTGGCCGTGTTCGCCGCCTTGTCGCTGCTCGTCGGCCTGGCAGTCGTCCTGATGAAGGAGCTCAAGCTGGAGGCCCGTCTCGACAAGCTCTCGGGCTGCCTCAACCGCCGTGGCTTCGAGGAGCAGTCGCTGCACCTCCTCCAGGCGCCCGACCGTTCGACGCTGCGTCTGACGATGATCGTCGCCGACATCGATCGTTTCAAGCAGATCAACGACACGCTCGGCCACGCGACGGGCGACGCGGTGATCCGCGCATTCGGCCGAACTCTCATGGAGACGATGCCTCCGGATGCCGTCGTTGGACGCATCGGGGGAGAGGAATTCGCCGTACTGCTCGCCGGCGAGGGCGCCGACCGGGCGCACGAGATCACCGTGTCGTTCCAGAAGGATCTTTCAAAAACGCTCCAGGGCCAGGACCTCCCGCTCGCCACCGCAAGCTTCGGGATCTACAATTGCGGCTATCAGGACGATCTCAGCACCGTCCTGAGCCGCGCGGACCTCGCGCTATACGAAGCCAAGAACGACGGCCGGGACGCCATTCGAATGCATCATCCCCGTCTGAGGACCGTTCGAACGAGAGCGAAGAAGGCTACCGGCTCCTGA
- a CDS encoding MarR family winged helix-turn-helix transcriptional regulator, giving the protein MSRDTLHRELTDAIRRASAQSLLVSQAVAAQVKLNTTDMECLDILEMRGRASAGELAQWTGLTSGAVTALLDRLEQAGFIQRLPDPTDRRRVLAAPQAEKMRELFRIYAPLQEKMEALYEDYDEEQLELIIGFMNKAHAVSVDFVGALKKPEPGFPGPRNVTAENIRSGAEPTAEQRE; this is encoded by the coding sequence ATGTCAAGAGACACTCTACACCGAGAACTCACCGACGCGATCAGACGAGCGAGCGCGCAATCGCTGCTCGTCAGCCAGGCCGTCGCGGCACAGGTCAAACTGAACACTACGGATATGGAATGCCTGGACATTCTTGAGATGCGGGGACGGGCGAGCGCAGGCGAGCTTGCGCAGTGGACCGGCCTGACGAGCGGCGCGGTGACGGCGCTCCTGGATCGGCTCGAGCAGGCCGGCTTCATACAACGCCTACCCGATCCCACAGATCGCAGGCGCGTGCTGGCGGCACCGCAGGCCGAAAAGATGCGCGAATTGTTTCGGATCTACGCTCCGCTTCAGGAAAAAATGGAAGCCCTCTACGAAGACTACGACGAGGAGCAGTTGGAACTCATCATCGGTTTCATGAACAAGGCGCATGCCGTTTCAGTCGATTTTGTCGGCGCCCTCAAGAAACCGGAGCCTGGATTTCCCGGACCGCGGAATGTGACGGCCGAGAACATCAGATCCGGCGCCGAACCAACAGCCGAACAAAGGGAATAG
- a CDS encoding co-chaperone GroES codes for MKFRPLHDRVVLRRADGELKSKGGIIIPDTAKEKPQEGMVIAVGPGSRDESGQLVPLDVKVGDLILFGKWSGAEVKLDGEELLIVKESDIMGIVEKTEAATSKAA; via the coding sequence ATGAAATTCCGGCCCCTCCATGACCGCGTCGTCCTGCGACGTGCGGACGGCGAACTCAAATCCAAAGGCGGGATCATCATCCCCGACACCGCGAAGGAAAAGCCGCAGGAAGGCATGGTGATCGCCGTCGGCCCGGGCTCCCGTGACGAAAGCGGCCAGTTGGTTCCCCTCGACGTCAAGGTGGGCGACCTGATCCTGTTCGGCAAGTGGTCCGGCGCCGAGGTCAAGCTCGACGGCGAGGAACTCCTGATCGTGAAGGAGTCCGACATCATGGGCATCGTCGAGAAGACCGAAGCGGCCACCAGCAAGGCCGCCTGA
- a CDS encoding transglutaminase family protein, with protein MLIRYGYEITLTCQQPTALVCLLSVHEDRAADIRVPETTFTTPDVPISTYRDLFGNRCRRLVAPAGDLTMWGDATIWDDGQLDRVVPDARELAVPELPDGCLVYLMGSRYCETDRLSQIAWDLFGTIPAGWGRVQAICDFVHDHIRFDYMQARSTRTAFETFNERVGVCRDFAHLAVTFCRCLNIPARYVNGHLGDIGVPVVDPMDFSAWMEVFLDGEWHTFDPRNNVPRIGRIVVSRGRDATDIPLVNSFGPHVLKAFRVWTYEVTGLQPVQGHSRPGDARPDTLVTGDTAKHT; from the coding sequence ATGCTGATCCGCTACGGCTACGAGATCACGTTGACCTGCCAGCAGCCAACCGCGCTGGTGTGCCTGCTATCCGTGCACGAAGATCGCGCGGCCGACATCAGGGTGCCGGAGACGACGTTCACGACACCCGATGTTCCCATTTCGACCTACCGCGATCTGTTCGGCAACCGCTGCCGGAGGCTGGTCGCGCCTGCCGGCGACCTGACCATGTGGGGCGATGCGACGATCTGGGACGACGGACAGCTGGACAGGGTGGTGCCAGACGCACGCGAACTCGCGGTCCCGGAGCTGCCGGACGGTTGCCTCGTCTACCTGATGGGAAGCCGCTACTGCGAGACTGACCGTCTCAGCCAGATCGCCTGGGATCTGTTCGGCACAATCCCCGCCGGTTGGGGGCGCGTGCAGGCGATCTGCGACTTTGTCCATGACCACATCCGCTTCGACTACATGCAGGCGAGGTCGACACGCACGGCTTTCGAGACCTTCAACGAACGCGTCGGCGTCTGTCGCGACTTCGCGCATCTGGCAGTGACCTTTTGCCGATGCCTCAACATCCCCGCGCGCTACGTCAACGGTCATCTCGGCGATATCGGCGTCCCGGTCGTCGACCCGATGGACTTCAGCGCGTGGATGGAAGTGTTCCTCGATGGCGAATGGCACACCTTCGATCCCCGCAACAACGTGCCCCGTATCGGCCGGATCGTCGTGTCGCGCGGCCGCGACGCGACCGACATACCGCTTGTCAACTCATTCGGCCCGCATGTTCTCAAGGCATTCAGGGTATGGACCTATGAGGTAACGGGCTTGCAACCGGTGCAGGGACATTCCCGGCCGGGCGATGCGCGACCGGACACCCTGGTTACAGGCGACACCGCAAAGCATACCTGA
- the groL gene encoding chaperonin GroEL (60 kDa chaperone family; promotes refolding of misfolded polypeptides especially under stressful conditions; forms two stacked rings of heptamers to form a barrel-shaped 14mer; ends can be capped by GroES; misfolded proteins enter the barrel where they are refolded when GroES binds), which translates to MSAKEIKFAGEARDRMLRGVELLNNAVKVTLGPKGRNVVIDKAYGAPRITKDGVTVAKEIELADKFENMGAQMVREVASKTNDLAGDGTTTATVLAASILREGAKLVAAGMNPMDLKRGIDIGVAAVVKEIQSRARKVKSSAEIAQVGTIAANGDGTIGEMIARAMDKVGNEGVITVEEAKTAETELDVVEGMQFDRGYLSPYFVTNAEKMRVELDDPYILIHEKKLGNLQAMLPILEAVVQGGKPLLIISEDVEGEALATLVVNKLRGGLKVAAVKAPGFGDRRKAMLEDIAVLTAGQLIAEDLGIKLENVTLDMLGRARRVVIEKDTTTIIDGSGDKTGIAARIAQIKAQIEETTSDYDKEKLQERLAKLAGGIAVIRVGGVTEAEVKEKKDRIDDALNATRAAVEEGIVPGGGVALLRARTVLTSLTGANADVTAGISIVLRALEAPVRQIAENAGVEGSIVVGRLTDSKDRNQGFDAQTETYVDMIKAGIVDPAKVVRTALQDAGSIASLLITAEAMIADIPAKDSAPAAGNGGMGGY; encoded by the coding sequence ATGTCTGCCAAGGAAATCAAATTCGCCGGCGAAGCCCGCGACCGCATGTTGCGCGGCGTCGAACTGCTGAACAATGCGGTCAAGGTGACGCTCGGGCCGAAGGGACGCAACGTCGTCATCGACAAGGCCTATGGCGCACCGCGCATCACCAAGGACGGCGTCACCGTCGCCAAGGAGATCGAGCTTGCCGACAAGTTCGAGAACATGGGCGCACAGATGGTGCGCGAGGTGGCATCCAAGACGAACGACCTCGCCGGCGACGGAACCACCACTGCAACGGTGCTCGCGGCCTCGATCCTGCGAGAGGGTGCCAAGCTTGTCGCCGCCGGGATGAACCCGATGGACCTGAAACGCGGCATCGACATTGGCGTCGCGGCCGTCGTCAAGGAGATCCAGTCACGCGCCAGGAAGGTCAAGTCGTCGGCTGAGATCGCGCAGGTCGGCACGATCGCCGCCAATGGCGACGGGACCATCGGCGAGATGATTGCGAGGGCGATGGACAAGGTCGGCAATGAGGGTGTGATCACCGTCGAGGAAGCCAAAACGGCCGAGACCGAACTCGACGTGGTCGAGGGCATGCAGTTCGATCGTGGCTACCTCTCTCCCTACTTCGTCACCAATGCCGAGAAGATGCGCGTGGAACTGGATGATCCTTACATCCTCATCCACGAGAAGAAGCTCGGCAATCTGCAGGCCATGCTGCCGATTCTGGAAGCCGTGGTGCAAGGCGGAAAGCCGCTGCTGATCATTTCCGAAGACGTCGAGGGCGAGGCGCTGGCCACGCTGGTCGTCAACAAGCTGCGCGGCGGTCTCAAAGTTGCGGCGGTCAAGGCTCCCGGTTTCGGCGATCGCCGCAAGGCCATGCTGGAAGACATCGCCGTGCTGACTGCCGGCCAGCTGATTGCCGAAGACCTCGGCATCAAGCTCGAAAACGTCACGCTCGATATGCTCGGCCGTGCCAGGCGCGTCGTCATCGAGAAGGATACGACGACGATCATCGACGGTTCCGGCGACAAGACCGGGATCGCTGCGCGCATCGCTCAGATCAAGGCGCAGATCGAGGAGACCACCTCGGACTACGACAAGGAAAAGCTGCAGGAGCGGCTGGCGAAACTCGCCGGCGGCATCGCGGTCATCCGCGTCGGCGGCGTGACCGAGGCCGAGGTCAAGGAGAAGAAGGACCGTATCGACGACGCGCTGAACGCCACGCGCGCGGCTGTCGAGGAAGGCATCGTGCCGGGCGGGGGCGTGGCGCTGCTGCGCGCCAGGACCGTGCTGACCTCGCTGACGGGCGCCAACGCCGACGTGACCGCCGGCATCTCAATCGTGCTCAGAGCGCTGGAGGCTCCGGTCCGGCAGATCGCCGAGAACGCCGGCGTGGAGGGCTCGATCGTCGTCGGCAGGCTGACCGACAGCAAGGACCGCAACCAGGGCTTCGACGCCCAGACCGAAACCTATGTCGACATGATCAAGGCCGGCATCGTCGATCCGGCAAAGGTCGTCAGAACCGCACTTCAGGACGCCGGCTCGATCGCCTCCCTGCTGATCACCGCCGAAGCGATGATCGCCGACATTCCCGCGAAAGATTCCGCGCCCGCCGCCGGGAATGGCGGCATGGGCGGATACTGA
- a CDS encoding DUF1488 domain-containing protein, whose protein sequence is MTLEFPNPSRSFDEVRNAVRFIGHDGMFEVPFFVETTALAQSGRTPRSESDFLAAFDSARSSIQDVAREAYSNGRRASYTLTAIDFR, encoded by the coding sequence GTGACCCTCGAATTTCCCAACCCGAGCCGCAGCTTCGACGAGGTGCGCAACGCTGTTCGCTTTATCGGCCATGACGGCATGTTCGAAGTGCCGTTCTTTGTCGAGACCACCGCGCTCGCACAGTCCGGAAGGACGCCCCGGTCAGAGAGTGATTTCCTTGCCGCTTTCGACTCAGCGCGCAGTTCGATCCAGGACGTCGCGCGCGAGGCCTATTCCAATGGCCGACGCGCCTCCTACACGCTTACTGCCATCGATTTCCGATGA
- a CDS encoding VWA domain-containing protein has product MNALPRAARPFPGFARLLRSFGFRIAPEQAEAFMRSITLLGPRTIDDIRLAALATFAIDPDRRDEFEVLFRAYFHGEQSLVADGDDEETEVKDDRGHLEQTVAAPRLEASGALASTIDRAGTRSFQRDGDMLAELCRQLAAALPKRRSFRSQRMNSGGATDLRRALRLIVRADGDVPDPPLRRRKVVARPLVLLIDVSGSMKLHTTDYLGVAHAAVQAADRAEIFTFGTRLTRITPALRVRDRAQALAKAAALVDDWDGGTRIGPSLAAFLSVPRYAAMARGASVVVLSDGLERGGHAEMETAFRRLSASACRLALATPLAGDPRFRPETAALKAILPWLDDLVDGSSVEALSGFLLSLARPAPDAATLWRAS; this is encoded by the coding sequence ATGAACGCCCTGCCCCGCGCCGCCCGCCCTTTTCCCGGCTTCGCCCGCCTCCTGCGCAGCTTCGGCTTCAGGATCGCGCCGGAGCAGGCCGAGGCCTTCATGCGCTCGATCACGCTGCTCGGGCCGCGCACGATCGACGACATCCGTCTCGCGGCGCTTGCAACCTTCGCCATCGATCCGGACCGGCGCGACGAGTTCGAGGTGCTGTTCCGCGCCTATTTTCACGGCGAGCAGAGCCTTGTCGCCGACGGCGACGACGAAGAGACGGAGGTCAAGGACGATCGCGGCCATCTCGAACAGACAGTGGCGGCACCCAGGCTGGAGGCGAGCGGCGCGCTCGCGTCCACGATCGACCGGGCCGGGACACGCAGCTTCCAGCGCGACGGAGACATGCTGGCGGAGCTGTGCCGCCAGCTCGCCGCCGCGCTGCCGAAGCGTCGCTCCTTCCGGTCGCAGCGGATGAACTCCGGCGGGGCGACCGACCTGCGCCGCGCGCTCAGGCTGATCGTGCGCGCCGACGGCGACGTGCCGGATCCTCCGCTGCGGCGGCGCAAGGTCGTTGCACGTCCGCTGGTGCTTCTGATCGACGTCTCCGGATCGATGAAACTGCATACGACCGACTATCTCGGCGTGGCGCATGCTGCCGTCCAGGCGGCAGACCGGGCCGAAATCTTCACCTTCGGCACCCGGCTCACCCGCATCACGCCCGCGCTGCGCGTCCGCGACCGCGCGCAGGCATTGGCGAAGGCGGCCGCGCTCGTCGACGACTGGGACGGCGGCACGCGGATCGGGCCGTCGCTTGCCGCCTTCCTTTCGGTGCCGCGCTACGCGGCCATGGCGCGGGGCGCATCCGTCGTGGTCCTTTCCGACGGGCTGGAGCGCGGCGGGCATGCCGAGATGGAGACCGCGTTCCGGCGGCTGTCGGCGAGCGCGTGCAGGTTGGCGCTGGCGACGCCGCTCGCGGGCGATCCGCGCTTTCGCCCGGAGACCGCGGCGCTGAAGGCGATCCTTCCCTGGCTGGACGATCTGGTGGACGGATCGTCGGTCGAGGCGCTGTCCGGCTTTCTTCTCTCGCTCGCCCGCCCCGCCCCCGACGCGGCGACACTCTGGAGGGCCTCATGA